Genomic segment of Gemmatimonadaceae bacterium:
CGCAACATAACGGGGCATCGGGGGGACGCTCGCTGATTACGCCGCGGGCGGCTGGACGAGGTTGATGAGGTTGCCGCAGGTGTCCTCGAACATCACGACCGTCACCGGCCCCATCTCGGTCGGTGTGCCGCGAAAGACGACGCCGCGCGCCGACAAGCGCGCGAACTCGGCCGCGATGTCTGGCGTGGTGACCGCCGTCGCCGGAATGCCCGCCTCGAACAGCGCGCGCTGATAGACCTGCGACGGCGGAAAGGCCATCGGCTCGAGCACCAGCTCCACCCCGTCAATCCCGTCGGGCGACGTCACGGTGAGCCAGCGATACTCGCCCATTGGAAGGTCGGCCATCTTCTGAAAGCCGAGCACGCGGGTATAGAAGTCGAGGGCGCGCTCCTGATCGGCCACCAGGAGGCTGATGAACTTGAGCTGCATGCGTCGCTCCCGTTTGGATGCCGCGAGACCTGCGGCGGAATCATACGGCAGCGCGAACTCGCGTGCCATCGGGCGCGGTGGCACCTTAGGAGATGCGCATCGCACCTCCGCTGCTCGCCGCGGCCCTCGCCGCCATTGCCCCGCGCGCCCTCGCCGCGCAGGCCGCCCAACCCGTGGTCGCCATCTTCGCCCACGCCGACGACGAGCGCGTCATCGCGCCGCTGCTGGCGAAACTCGCGCGGTCGGGGCGCGAGACGCATCTCGTCATCGCCACCGACGGGGCCAAGGGGATCCGCGATTTCGCCAAAATCCCGGCCGGCGCGGAGCTGGCCGCCGCGCGCGTGAAAGAGGCGCAATGCGCGGCCGACCGGCTCGGCGTACGCCAGCTGCACCTGCTCGGCCTGCCGGACGGCGGGCTCGCTTCATTCGACGCGCTGGGCAAGTTGCGCGCCGCCCTCGTGGCGGTCATCGACTCGCTTTCACCCGCCGTGATCATCACCTTCGGCCCCGAGGGCGGCACCGGACACCCCGATCACCGGCTGGTGGGCGATGTGGTGACCGAGCTCGTGCAGCGCGACGGGCGGCACGCGCACCTCGACCTGCTCTACGCGTCCCTCCCCACCGAGCGCCTGCGCACCGCCCCCGCCGCGCGCCCCGGCGTGAACGGCATGGCCGAGTCGCTGCTCACCCTGCGCGTACCGTTCGAGGCGCGCGACCTCGAGGCACAGCGCGACGAGTATGCGTGCCACAAGACGCAGTACACGCCGACGGAGATGGACTCCGTCAACAAGTATCTCGCGCACGCGTTCAACGGATTCGTCTGGCTGCGGCCGTGGAACGGCACGCTGCGTGACCCGCGCCTCTTCGCACCGTAGACGCGTCATGCAAACCGTCGCCGCGCCTGAAGGTCGCACCTCGAACTTCCGCCGCAGCGCCAGCCGCATCGTGGCGCTTCGCGAGGCGGCGTCGTTCTGGCCCGTGCAAGCCGCGCTCATCGTGGCCCTGCTGGTGCCGGCGGTCGCCACGGTCGGCCAACTGGACGAGTCGGGCTTCCTCTCTCGCGATTCGGCGGTCCGCCTGCTCTATTGGCCCGGCAGCGAGTGGTCGTGGTCGGTGACGATGCCCGCGTGGCTGAGCGTTGGCGCGATGATCGTCTCGTACGTCGCCGGCATCGTCTGGCTGGGGCGACGTCGCACGCTCGGCCCGGCCGTGCTCGCGGGCGTCGCGATCGTCACAATCGCGGTGGCCGCCGGCTCGGCGGTGAACGCGCTCACCGGGTGGCGCGAGCTGCAAACGGCGCGCACGATGGTCTTCGCCGGCCGCGTCGACCGCGTCATCTTCGCGCTCTGGCACAACCCGGCGTGGGAGGAAGTCACGGCGCGCGGACTGCCGCTCCTCGCCCTGCTCTGGTGTAACACGCGATTTCCGGCGGCGCGCCGCTGGGCGCAGTGGACGTACCTGCTGCTCCCTTCACTGCTCTTCGCCATCTACCACCTGCCCGGCCACGGCCCGTCGCGCCTGGTCGACACGTTCCTTATCGGCGTCGGGTTTGCCTGGCTGGCGCTGCGGTTCAGCTTCTTCGCGCCGCTCGTGGTGCACTACGTCGTCGATGCGATGATGGTGATTTCGCTCGGCACGATGAAGAACGCCCCCAAGGGTGAGGTCCCCTGGCTCATCGCCCACAGCGGCGCGCTCAACACGACGTGGAGCCTGGCGTTGCTCGCCGTGATCGCCGCGCTGCTTATCGGAATCGTCCGAACTTCACGGCGATCGCGAGTGCCGCGCCCTTCCCACGCTCAATCGTAGGACAGCCACCTCACGCCTCAGCTGCCGCTGCGCCCTCATTGGTCTCGGCGCGCGCCAGCACATAGATGGTCCACGGCGGCACCGCGGTCTCGCTCACCCAGGCGTACGGCTCATCGGCGCGCCC
This window contains:
- a CDS encoding PIG-L family deacetylase, which translates into the protein MRIAPPLLAAALAAIAPRALAAQAAQPVVAIFAHADDERVIAPLLAKLARSGRETHLVIATDGAKGIRDFAKIPAGAELAAARVKEAQCAADRLGVRQLHLLGLPDGGLASFDALGKLRAALVAVIDSLSPAVIITFGPEGGTGHPDHRLVGDVVTELVQRDGRHAHLDLLYASLPTERLRTAPAARPGVNGMAESLLTLRVPFEARDLEAQRDEYACHKTQYTPTEMDSVNKYLAHAFNGFVWLRPWNGTLRDPRLFAP
- a CDS encoding VOC family protein; the protein is MQLKFISLLVADQERALDFYTRVLGFQKMADLPMGEYRWLTVTSPDGIDGVELVLEPMAFPPSQVYQRALFEAGIPATAVTTPDIAAEFARLSARGVVFRGTPTEMGPVTVVMFEDTCGNLINLVQPPAA
- a CDS encoding CPBP family intramembrane glutamic endopeptidase, which produces MQTVAAPEGRTSNFRRSASRIVALREAASFWPVQAALIVALLVPAVATVGQLDESGFLSRDSAVRLLYWPGSEWSWSVTMPAWLSVGAMIVSYVAGIVWLGRRRTLGPAVLAGVAIVTIAVAAGSAVNALTGWRELQTARTMVFAGRVDRVIFALWHNPAWEEVTARGLPLLALLWCNTRFPAARRWAQWTYLLLPSLLFAIYHLPGHGPSRLVDTFLIGVGFAWLALRFSFFAPLVVHYVVDAMMVISLGTMKNAPKGEVPWLIAHSGALNTTWSLALLAVIAALLIGIVRTSRRSRVPRPSHAQS